One genomic region from Leptospira montravelensis encodes:
- a CDS encoding exodeoxyribonuclease VII small subunit, producing the protein MAEKKTVSFEEALRELEDIAEKLERGTLSLEDSISAYERGIELKKVCSERLVDAEAKIEFLSKAPSGETVKATVKKKKDDTPSIPVEEDLF; encoded by the coding sequence ATGGCAGAGAAAAAAACAGTTAGCTTCGAAGAAGCACTTCGCGAATTAGAAGACATTGCTGAAAAATTAGAAAGAGGTACTCTTTCGTTAGAAGATTCCATTAGCGCTTACGAACGTGGGATAGAATTAAAAAAAGTATGTTCCGAAAGACTTGTAGATGCGGAAGCAAAAATTGAATTTTTATCAAAAGCACCTAGTGGTGAAACCGTAAAAGCAACTGTCAAAAAAAAGAAGGATGATACACCTTCAATACCCGTGGAAGAAGATCTATTTTAA
- a CDS encoding DedA family protein, which produces MLDFLQFDTFLGRILELPPLVLWVFFCFSNFLENVFPPWPGDTVTIFSGFLSSSQDSPLSLVSVVLATYFGNLLGALVMYFFGERILQFLKRSKFPFLSALYQEENLQKTLVWFRKHEIVVVLLSRFSAGIRFFVSIVAGMSKMNIIKFVLLYSIAISLWCGILLLGGSLLGSNWNQIVVMLSYYNRVIGLVILCFILYFLYKLRRKEIQS; this is translated from the coding sequence GTGTTGGATTTTCTGCAGTTTGATACCTTTCTCGGTCGAATTTTGGAGTTACCACCCCTTGTACTTTGGGTATTTTTCTGTTTTTCCAATTTTTTGGAAAATGTGTTTCCCCCTTGGCCAGGAGATACAGTCACTATTTTTTCAGGATTTCTTTCTTCGAGTCAGGACTCACCCTTATCCCTTGTTTCCGTGGTTTTGGCTACCTATTTTGGGAACCTTCTTGGGGCCCTTGTGATGTATTTTTTTGGGGAAAGAATCCTCCAATTTCTAAAACGTTCTAAGTTTCCATTTTTATCAGCGCTTTACCAGGAAGAAAACTTACAGAAGACACTCGTTTGGTTTCGAAAGCATGAGATCGTTGTTGTTTTACTCTCCCGATTTTCCGCAGGAATTCGTTTCTTTGTCTCGATTGTAGCGGGAATGAGTAAAATGAACATCATTAAATTTGTATTATTGTATTCGATTGCCATTTCCCTTTGGTGTGGGATTCTTCTTTTGGGCGGTTCTTTGTTAGGATCTAACTGGAACCAAATCGTTGTTATGTTATCTTACTATAATCGAGTGATTGGCCTCGTGATTTTGTGTTTTATTTTATACTTTTTATACAAATTAAGAAGAAAAGAAATACAAAGTTGA
- a CDS encoding sodium:solute symporter family protein has product MSFQAVFIVGYLFITIAIGVYAAKKVKNSKDFILAGRSLPLPISTAALFATWFGSETILGSSVEFAKGGFLSVIQDPFGGALCLFLLGLIFAKYLYRMQILTFGDFYRNRYGKKMEFIAGICLIFSYFGWVAAQFVALGIMVQILFGINQFTAIVIGALLVVFYTYLGGMWSVSLTDFFQSISIVVGLVIVLFELNEVKPIWTSIQEKPDGFFRFFPESNFHAWTLYLSAWMVVGFGSLPQQDIFQRVMSAKSEKVAITASYLSSIFYLLFALIPLFLGLHAKSLLPDFDLNSDTGQLLIPTMISKFSSPWIQVLFFSALISAILSTASGAILAPSSILSENILKYAFNNMDDKKLLLLSRTSVLIIAGISFLLAVGKPSIYALVEDSGGISLVTLFIPMVFGLMSQKADERSAIFSLFVGIVTWLILEIYGDDMTSHFYGTIASLIAILVGMYFFPKKAQDSITR; this is encoded by the coding sequence ATGAGTTTCCAAGCAGTATTCATTGTTGGTTACCTATTCATAACGATTGCCATTGGTGTTTATGCAGCCAAAAAAGTTAAGAATTCAAAAGACTTTATTTTAGCGGGAAGAAGCCTTCCCCTCCCGATTTCCACTGCTGCTCTTTTTGCAACTTGGTTTGGAAGTGAAACTATCCTTGGTTCTTCTGTAGAATTTGCCAAAGGAGGATTTTTATCTGTCATCCAAGATCCGTTTGGTGGAGCTCTTTGTCTTTTTTTATTAGGACTTATATTTGCTAAGTATCTTTACCGAATGCAAATTCTTACCTTTGGTGACTTCTATAGAAACCGTTATGGAAAAAAGATGGAGTTTATTGCTGGGATTTGCTTGATATTTTCTTATTTTGGCTGGGTGGCTGCACAATTTGTGGCCCTAGGCATTATGGTTCAAATTCTTTTTGGAATCAACCAATTCACAGCGATTGTGATTGGTGCCTTGCTTGTTGTATTTTATACTTATCTAGGAGGAATGTGGTCAGTTTCCTTAACAGATTTTTTTCAGTCCATTTCCATTGTTGTTGGACTTGTCATCGTATTATTTGAGTTAAATGAAGTAAAACCCATTTGGACCTCCATCCAAGAAAAACCGGATGGGTTTTTTCGATTTTTTCCAGAATCTAATTTTCATGCTTGGACTTTGTATTTATCTGCTTGGATGGTGGTAGGATTTGGTTCTTTACCCCAACAAGATATATTCCAAAGAGTGATGTCAGCTAAATCAGAAAAAGTAGCCATCACAGCCTCTTACTTATCTTCGATTTTCTATTTACTATTTGCATTGATTCCTTTATTTTTGGGACTCCATGCCAAAAGTTTACTTCCAGATTTTGATTTAAATTCGGATACTGGACAACTTCTGATTCCTACTATGATTTCTAAGTTTTCTAGTCCTTGGATCCAAGTATTATTTTTTTCTGCATTGATATCAGCCATTCTTTCCACAGCCTCTGGTGCTATCCTTGCACCTTCTTCTATATTATCTGAGAATATTCTAAAATACGCATTTAATAATATGGATGATAAAAAGCTCCTTTTACTTTCTAGAACTTCGGTTCTTATCATTGCAGGGATTTCCTTTTTGTTAGCAGTAGGAAAACCCTCTATTTATGCATTGGTAGAAGATTCTGGGGGAATTTCTCTTGTGACTTTATTTATTCCAATGGTATTTGGGTTAATGAGTCAAAAAGCAGACGAAAGGTCTGCCATCTTTTCTCTTTTTGTGGGAATTGTCACCTGGCTAATTTTGGAAATATACGGTGACGATATGACAAGTCACTTCTATGGAACCATTGCCAGTCTTATCGCTATCTTAGTGGGAATGTATTTTTTTCCAAAGAAAGCGCAAGACTCAATAACCAGGTAA
- a CDS encoding AI-2E family transporter yields the protein MNWIKNKNEIIVYLLLSAIFIGTCFTLFFVFKPFLWASFLALLFYLTTRKTHKKLKNVLGIKFHGLSPYIMVILMLAGVFIPSYLIVSTLIRESLNLVSYIRNQLTEESIVALLLNSPMLTDFFTENEFFWIKLPLMYREYVGQHMDILNLDSIYSLLKNSSGFLLGSFEVPGAIIFNAFFTFILLFFLYKEGSRMEHALFVLLPFPTEIEERLGRRIEEAIRTVMMGNLFISLLQGALIYVLLLFTSVSNKFLLSSIATIFSLIPVVGTSVVWLPIGLYIGLVQENWTGSILFMIAGGASYLILENLVKPKILDKKLKTHPFLIFLSLIGGLQEFGVAGIIIGPMALTLVIILWDFWKIFRETRFQNL from the coding sequence ATGAATTGGATAAAGAATAAAAACGAAATCATAGTTTATCTTTTACTCAGTGCCATATTTATTGGGACTTGTTTTACTTTATTTTTTGTATTCAAACCATTTCTATGGGCAAGTTTCCTTGCTTTATTATTTTATCTTACGACTAGGAAAACACACAAAAAACTAAAGAATGTTTTAGGTATCAAATTTCATGGTCTCTCCCCTTACATTATGGTAATCTTAATGCTTGCCGGAGTTTTTATTCCTTCGTATCTGATTGTATCAACATTAATTAGAGAATCTTTAAATTTGGTTAGTTATATTAGAAACCAACTCACAGAAGAATCGATTGTGGCATTGTTATTAAACAGTCCGATGTTAACAGATTTTTTTACAGAGAATGAATTTTTCTGGATCAAACTTCCCTTGATGTATCGGGAATATGTTGGTCAACACATGGATATATTGAACTTGGATTCTATTTATAGTTTATTAAAAAACTCATCCGGATTTTTACTTGGGTCATTTGAAGTTCCTGGTGCCATCATCTTCAATGCATTTTTTACCTTTATTTTACTTTTCTTTTTGTATAAAGAAGGAAGTCGGATGGAACATGCACTTTTTGTTTTGTTACCATTTCCAACAGAAATTGAAGAACGATTAGGAAGAAGGATTGAAGAAGCCATTCGAACTGTAATGATGGGAAATCTTTTTATTTCTCTACTCCAGGGTGCCCTAATTTATGTTTTGTTACTTTTCACTTCCGTTTCGAATAAATTTTTACTTTCTAGCATTGCCACAATTTTTTCTTTAATCCCTGTGGTCGGAACCTCTGTTGTATGGTTACCCATTGGATTATATATTGGACTTGTACAGGAAAATTGGACTGGCAGTATTCTATTTATGATCGCAGGTGGGGCAAGTTATTTGATTTTAGAAAACTTAGTTAAACCTAAAATTTTAGATAAAAAATTAAAAACACATCCATTTTTAATCTTTTTATCCCTGATTGGCGGTTTACAAGAGTTTGGTGTAGCTGGGATCATCATCGGTCCAATGGCTTTAACACTTGTCATAATCCTGTGGGATTTTTGGAAAATCTTTAGAGAGACACGGTTTCAAAATCTATAA
- the xseA gene encoding exodeoxyribonuclease VII large subunit, translated as MELVDSSLSVSEVNRLIKAKLQDSTEFKNIWVRGEISNHSQTNSSGHIYFSLKDTTSVIKCAFFSFQAKNYKGTPLRNGMEILVYGSISVYEPGGYYSLTVQKIEEIGEGDILLKIEKLKKALLDKGIFDPTHKRPLPKFPKRLGIVTSPKGAAVEDIIRIATDLNPSIQILVSPCLVQGDGAESSIIEAIREINDPKWEVDVIIAGRGGGSFEDLMAFNQEAVVMAYYNSRIPIISAVGHEIDRVLTDLAADATTPTPTAAAKLAIPNVSDTLIRLDEMEDRLKSALTNVIRVGKEKWMGVSTRPVFQNPKTMIESRSTQLDELMTKISLLGKNYLVRKQSEFQKFDYFSQNWKSYLERIHNKFTLAEQRLDHFSPLGTLKRGYSVLMNQNKQVISSIQKVSKNESLEVTLTDGKLLVEVKEKI; from the coding sequence ATGGAACTTGTAGACTCCTCTCTCAGTGTCAGTGAGGTGAACCGCCTCATCAAAGCAAAACTCCAAGACTCAACTGAATTTAAAAACATTTGGGTGCGAGGGGAAATTTCCAATCATTCCCAAACCAATAGTTCTGGTCATATTTACTTTTCACTCAAAGATACCACGAGTGTCATTAAATGCGCCTTCTTTTCCTTCCAAGCCAAAAATTATAAGGGAACACCGCTTCGTAATGGAATGGAAATTTTAGTTTATGGGTCGATTTCTGTTTATGAACCAGGTGGTTATTACAGTTTAACGGTTCAAAAAATTGAAGAGATTGGAGAGGGAGACATCCTTCTCAAAATTGAAAAATTAAAAAAAGCCTTACTCGACAAAGGAATTTTTGATCCCACACACAAACGTCCGCTACCTAAATTTCCTAAACGACTGGGCATTGTTACCTCTCCCAAGGGAGCGGCAGTCGAAGATATCATTCGCATTGCAACAGACCTAAATCCTTCCATTCAAATTTTAGTATCTCCCTGTTTAGTACAAGGAGATGGAGCAGAATCTTCAATCATAGAAGCCATTAGAGAAATCAACGATCCGAAATGGGAAGTAGATGTGATCATTGCAGGACGAGGCGGTGGTTCCTTTGAAGATTTAATGGCCTTCAACCAAGAAGCAGTGGTGATGGCGTACTATAACTCCCGAATTCCTATTATTTCTGCTGTGGGTCATGAAATTGATCGTGTGCTTACAGACCTTGCGGCAGATGCAACTACCCCAACCCCTACTGCTGCGGCAAAACTTGCCATTCCCAATGTTTCGGATACTCTCATTCGACTCGATGAAATGGAAGATAGGTTAAAATCAGCATTAACCAATGTCATTCGAGTGGGAAAGGAAAAATGGATGGGTGTTTCCACAAGGCCTGTTTTCCAAAATCCAAAAACTATGATAGAATCCAGATCCACACAGTTGGATGAACTTATGACAAAGATTTCTTTACTTGGAAAAAACTATTTAGTTCGTAAACAAAGTGAATTCCAAAAATTTGATTATTTTTCTCAGAACTGGAAATCTTATTTAGAAAGAATCCACAATAAATTCACACTCGCCGAACAAAGGTTAGATCATTTTTCGCCACTTGGTACATTAAAACGTGGTTATTCCGTTTTAATGAATCAAAACAAACAAGTTATATCATCCATTCAAAAAGTTTCAAAAAATGAAAGTTTAGAAGTAACCCTCACTGACGGAAAACTTCTAGTTGAAGTAAAAGAAAAAATTTAG